Part of the Coccinella septempunctata chromosome 3, icCocSept1.1, whole genome shotgun sequence genome is shown below.
GTCTGTCCCTGGGTGCACAGCCATTACTCGCCCTAATGGCCACTTGCATGGAGGTAATCTTTCATCGGTGAGGAGTACTAGTGACCCAACCTTTATGTCATGGGCTGGATGGTGCCACTTTGAGATGGAGAGTTGACGTTGTAGAAATTGAGTTGACCATTTGGACCAGAACTGCTGGGTGCGTTGCTGAATTAACTGCCATCTTGACAGTCGAGAAGTCGAGAGGTCTTCGAGAGATGGCTCAGGTACGGTGTTCAGAGCTGTACCTATTAAGAAGTGGCCTGGTGTGAGAGCGGAGCAGTCTTCAGGATCATCGCTGAGCGGTTCGAGAGGTCTAGAATTGAGGATGGCTTCGATCTGTGTGAGGAGTGTGATCAGCTCTTCCATGGTGAATGGCTGATCCTTGGTAGCCCGGGCGAGGtgatatttgaaagatttcaCTGCTGCTTCCCATTTTCCTCCCATGTGAGGAGCTGCCGGTGGGTTGAAGCACCAGTTAGTACCTTCTTTCAAGAGGAGTTCGGCGATGACCTGGTTTTGTGAGGAGGCCTTTGAGAACATGGTCTTGAGAGTGGCATCGGCTCCCATGAAGTTGGTTCCGCAGTCTGAGTATAAGGTTTCACAGATGCCTCGTCGAGCGGTAAACCTACGGAACGCAGCGATAAATGATTCGGTAGTGTAATCACTTACGGCTTCGAGGTGGACTGCTGAGGTGGCGAAGCAGACAAACACACAAACCCAGCCTTTGTGTGTCTTTGCTCctcttcctttccaggctttgaGAGTGAGAGGTCCGGCGTAGTCTACACCAGTATGGAGAAAGGGACGAGATGGTCTAACGCGTGGTTCTGGTAACTGGCCCATGAGTTGTTGAGCTCTTATACCTCGATGCCGTGCACATGTAACACACTTTAGGATGTGGGATTTCACTGGGGCTCTTCCtccaatgatccaatattgttgtcggatggtggacagtgtgagttgtgtacctccatggagagttcgtttgtgagcagaatctataatcagagaagtcaattgagaagctcgaggaattattgcaggatgcttgctatctgggtctaagagagcgttggtgattcgtcctcctacacgaatgacaccttcatgatcgatgaacgccgtgagtctactgaacacatgtgaggatgacagagcagtaccattttgaagagccttgagttcttgaggaaaatacacttgttgagtagccttgatccaatagatccttgatttttccaagtcagttgaggtgagcggagttgtgaagttcagagttgaggagtgtctgagtcgggcgaggactcttaaacagagagaggtgattcttaacaatttattgagagaagaatacctgtatataagatcccacgaGTAGTCTAGAGTTGCGGCCGTGAGGAGGTTCTTGGtgggtcttgcttcagattcggggtcaattgtcgttgccggctgacgattgggccaggaatctggtgacttggaaatccatggtggtcccgtccaccatagagtAGTGCTGTTCAGTAGTTGAGATGACGAGAAGCCACGAGAAGCACAGTCCGCTGGATTTTCTTTGCCGGAAACGTATCTCCATTGTGCACCTGGAGTTAGTTCTTGGATGAGCTCTACcctgtttcgaacaaagtccttccagcgAGCGGGGTGAGATGTGATCCACGTGAGAGAGACTGTTGAGTCCGTCCACAAAGTCGTTGAGTGTATCTGTGTATCTAAAACACGATGAGCATAATTAGTTAACTTGGCCAAGATGAGAGATGCTGTGAGTTCGAGGCGAGGGATTGTGAGGCGTTTCAACGGCGTTACTTTTGTTTTTGAGCAGAGCAATGTGACTTTGGATCCTGTGGACGGTGAGCGGACTACGAGATAGAGGACTGCTGCCATGGCAAGTTGAGAAGCATCAGAGAAACCGTGAAGTTCTAAGGTAGCATTTTCTTGGGTGCCTACCCATCGAGGAGCACGTACACTGGCCAGTGATTTGAGATCTTCTCTGATGTTGCACCATCTTTCTGTGAGTTGAGGTGACAGTGGTTCGTCCCATGACAGTTTCTGGAGCCaaagttcctgcaacaacattttggccctgatcgtgacaggggatactaaaccaagtggatcaaagagttgagcgatatgagataacatagtacgtttagttaccACAGACCCAGATGAGCTTGAGTTGATCTTGAACGAGAAGTAATCCTCTTGAGGATACCAGAGGAGGCCTAGAAGTTTTGTTGAAGTAGGACAGTCGTCAAATGAGATCGGCGATGGTATCATTTCTTCCTCGGTTACCATCTTGAGCGTACTTGGAGAGTTCGATTGCCACTTTGCTAAGGGGAGGCCGCCCGCCATGCAGAGATTTTTCAGGTCGATAGCGATTTCTGAGAGTTCTTCTTACGTGTCTGCACCACCatagatatcatcaacatagcgacctttggtgagtggtggaatggcgagtggaaacttgtgaccttcatcttcgatgagctggaggaggactcgaatggccaagaaaggagcagccttggttccataggtgacggtggtgaggtggtacgtcgctatctcatcttctgagtttcgccagagaatgcattggagatcccaatcgtctggatgcactatgatctgtctgtacatcttcgtgatgtctgtggaaaacacaaatttaaagcgacgtacccagaacaatacatcaataacatctaactgaagtttcgctccggtgtgcatgatgtcgttcagtgagaggcctgttgaggtgggactggaaccattgaacactactcgcaatttggtggaggagctgtcCGGCTTGAGAATTCCATGATGCGGCAAATAGTATCTGGGATGCGAGATGTCTGAGGGAGCCTTCTTCATGTGCTCGAGTTGTTCATATTCAGTGAGGAAGTCCTTGTAGAGCTGGCAATATTCTTGGTTTCCCTCGAAATTGCGAAATTGTCCTTGGAGGCATCGGAAGGCACGTTGTCTGGAAGATCCCAAAAGATTAGATgatgattttaatgggagtcttaccatgtatcgtccagaaggaagtcgagagtgagtggtcttgaagtggtcttcacattcctgctcgtcagcagtgaggtgacttacggaggtggacttgacttcttcttgttcccagaacttttcgagaaggccttgaaggtcagattcttgagtggcatggtattgaggagacatacttgagcagacttcttgatgagggcatattggacctaggaccaaccatccaaagatcgagagctgagctgttggagttgacccatctggcccttgtcggagttgaggaagaatgatggaaccatagacatcagcacccaatatgatgtcgattggccttgaggtgtagaactctggatcggcgagcttcaaattgtcgaggtgtggcaaacgtggtcgtgtgcaacaattgaaagatggtagattagtaaatggagatgacaagatatgagcatttatattcacggttttgtgattgtgaagaGATTTCACTGTGATCAATACTGATCCTCTTGATTTTGAGGTGGCTCCACCAATTCCAACGATGGTGACTTTGGATTGGCTTCGAGGAAGGCTGAGGTGTCTGGAGAAGTCTTCAGAGATGAACGAGAGTTCCGATCCAGAATCTTGAGGAGTCTTGCGTTGTACGAGATGACTGGTGTGATGAGCGGTCGATAATGAGATGAGCTGTCTTCGAGGGGTTTTGATGACTGCCTGAGCACTTTAGGCCCTTTTCGAGGTGACTGGCTTGGCTTCGCTGGTCTTTTGAGTTGGCTTGGATGAGAAGGCTTGAGGTGACTTTGGTGAGACGGCTCGGCTGAGGGGGTCGTGTGTCCGTTTTGGCCATTAAATGAGAAGGCTATTTTTGAGCAGATCTTAGAGGAGACTTTGGAAGAGGCGACATTAGAGGCGGCATCGTGAGAGTACGAAGATTGCGGTCTAGAGCTGGGTCTCATAATAGAAACGAGGACTTGTTTGAGACGAACATTGAGGGGTCGAGAAGATCTTATCGCAAAGAGCAGCCAAGAGGAGATGCTCGTCCCCGTATTGAGAAATGAGACTTCCCCAAGCTATGGGAAGTGAGATGTGCCAGTGAGAGCCAAGCGACAGGTCTACTTCAGAGGAGTCGACTGAAGAGAAGATCTGAGGTAATGGAGGCGTTCAGCATGAAATTGAGGAGTTGAATTACTTGAGTAGTCGCCAGAGAAGACTGGTAATGAGATGTCTGAGCAGACGAGGACGAAGCAACCGGTTGAGATGGCGTTTGAGGTGGTTCGAGAGACTCCTTGAGATGACGAATGATTGTGGAGATGAAGGTATGAGCAGGCTTATTAAGAAAGAAATTATCTTACTCAAAGTACTCGTGGTCGAGGTGCACAATTTCATGAGAGGGCAGAGAAGACAAATATGATTAGTGAACGATTATGATATTCAAACTCAattatccggctcgaaggaccaaatgttaaaaaatcgagggtgttatgatttttaattaaagagtagtggactgtattaaaagataattgagttggagatggtataaaaacatttattaagaatcattcacaaccataaaatgaatatgtcacctgcatgaagctaatacagtaaaagcaactaatattaacaacatctataaactcagagagacaatattcaattaaaaacaagagatggtccagagcagttcaaatgagaagtcacttgatgtcagacttagacgttgaggagttcaataaattcaatatcaacacaacggttacacagtgatagggcaatcaattgaaaattgattgcgagagcctcctttttctatcagaaaacgcgaaggttagaataatgaattttaaagagaagacgcgagagtacagagaaataggccagaggtgaaactgcaatgtctaagtctgatcatcaacgagaaatcgatatattaaatttgagttgatcaataatgttaatgtaagtatgagcataACAAGaatagcacaagttaaatgagaagcacagaaattaaagaatttgagaagcactagaatattaaaaaataatatgaaaagggcattAGATTCTAATtgaatgagaagttcgataataattaattaaatgaaaaggacaatcataattaatatgagaagaacatagtataattcatatacattgagatgatcttgaagagagcaaaaatctatcaatgtattcagcatttacagagacgaactgcttacaagtaagcacgattagaacgttcatcagaaaaatagaagaaacaattgataaattaagagaagtcatgagagtactgagttgaataaatctctaatcgtagattttgagatgtgctgaaggctgagaaaactaacatgcatgttgagttcgatgaatgaatatagaagagaaacaatgagagtgcatattataaagagtagaccataccaagtgagtagacatgagtgttcgtgCAGAcgttccagggtggagcctaggtcgaggtgtatcgagcaatgtCATTGATCGTTTAACTAacgttgaggtgttcacatcctttTCTGAGAataacagctacatccagggtccaccctggagaatatgaggattcactcatctgaaactcaacaccaatgaattagtcatatgtataagaggtgatcataagagttgttataaaaatgataaaactgattctaataataaagaatattacgagaagacaatgaatcagatatcaattctatgcagatgaacttgagaagtttcaatcctggtgctacatacccattttcatgtgagatgatctagagaagtctgaaaatctatataaattatgaaatatgataaaatatatagttttgagaggacaatagttcgatttgagttgagtagacatttcaattgagcagtgctcgcaaggattcggaatctatttctagattctgaatctcttgcacgtggactaatttcagtataatgaaattatcatgaaaatggtgtaatgtatgatgttgagcagtctgagagtactttaccttaagagatgaacaatttagcaccaggattgatgcgagatgacttGAAAATTAATAACTAGAAGAGGTGAGCGTGAAAATGAGAGGTTAGAAAAGCACTATGAAAGCTAAGAGACGTTACTACtacagagctaacaaagagaatgaattaaaaatggcttCAGCGGAAACTGGACATTTGACATCTTGTAGAGGGGGCTGCGCCGTCGATGCTGTCGAGTGGAACATCCTTGAGAACTGCCAGTGGCGTCGTTGAGAAGGGGCTGAATTTTTAacaaacatacaaaaatacatacaatcctcaattttcacccttctacgatcaacccttattttttaatagccattttagtaatttaatcatttttttttagaaattactaggaaattatttatatggcaaaacaacgtttgccgggtcagctagtctaatatataaaattctcgtgtcacagttttcgttgccatactcctccgaaacggcttgaccgattttgatgaaatgttTTGTgtgtatctatgagaatcggccaacatctatttttcatccccctaaatgttaggggtagtccacccctaaattttttttttattttttaagacaaaatttttaatttctatttttttatgatacatacataatacaacatacaaaaggaaattatttatatggcaaaacaacgtttgcggGGTCAGCTAGTAATACATAAAACTCTTGTATTATTTGGAAATCCCTTCGAGGACTCTATTTCTAGTTTAACATCAATTGTTGTAGCTTTGAATGTCTGATCTCTTCTGGAACAGTCCAGTACAAAAACAGGCTTTTCTTTGAATTCGCTGAAGGTCAGGAGTGGGGATTTCTTGAAAATTCCATAACTCTGCGCAAATTGTATGTAATTCTGATAAGCTTCAGCATATTCATTCTTATCGAAATTCAAACGTAAATTTTCTTGTGGAATGATGTCCGAATTCAATAATGCTCGTATATCTGTTATATTTATATGATTGAATTCAGTTATGTCCTcagaacttttatttttcttatcaGTTTGAAACCCACAAATTATGAATCTTGGACACTCGATTTCTGTAGATGTTTTAACAGCCCAAATCTCCTTATTACCCCCATGTGGTAATGATGGTAATTCATGAATCTCCCACTTCCTGAATGGCATTAATATAGGTTTATTAGACCTTATAGCATTCAATAAATCCATCTTGATAATATCATTCGGATAAATATGTTTCACCTTCAATTCCATACTATCAATGGTGATTTTTGCTTCTGTATGATCCTTAGGATCCGACGATGTTATTTTTATCGCATTATGATCATTTTGTGCTCTGAAGAATCGGAACGTTTGTTTACCACACATAGCCATTTGATAATCtttgaaaaagttgaataaatgGTAGACTGGTATTCTGAATATAAAACTTCCATCTGTGTTCACGGTTGGTGTTTTCGGGTAGTTCCATCCTCCCGTTTCGAGTAGTTTTGAATCTTCCTCCTCATAAATTAGGTATCCTCGCATTGTTGATATAATACCTGGATCTCGAACATTCTCTATCTCCATACCGCAGAGTTCATAAATAATTGAATCGAAGAGAAATGCTCCAGCATTTTGAACTAGTTTAACATCTCCATTGCCTTTTGTTTTCTGTACTTTTCCTTTGATAATGATAGCAGCATCATGCATCAAAAGCCAACAGTCTGTTCGATTTATCGTGATTTCAATGACATCGGAATGATTGAAGGATTTAACGAATGGCAAATAGGTTCGACTTTCGATTTTTACTATAGATTCATCGGTGTTTACGGGTTGATAGAGGTTGAAAACGTGATGGGACAACATGACCAATTGATTGTAGGAAAATCCAATTTTCGTGAGAAAGATGTTTGTGCCGTTTTGATAGTTGTTGTTTATCAACTGATTGATTGTAGTATGTAGTTTGATATTTATATGGAACGACTAAGAGCATCGTTTCAATTGTAATCTGAAAATTATCTCCTCGCCTTGAAAGTTCACCAATTCACCGTCTTGATCAAGAACTTTCACTGTGATATTATGTATTCGATGTGTTGTTACAGGTAAGTATACCACCTTGTTGGGGATCTCGTTCACTCCGTAACCAGGATCACTATTAATCGCAAATTCATAAAGTGAATGAGATGGGAGTTCATTGATAAATGAACCCACTATCAAGTTGCAATCAATATTTATTGTTCGAACTTTGATGATATCCACTGGTAAATCTGACTCATGAACTTGTCCTGCCTTGAGAAGCCTAGATGAAAATCCTAATAGGGCACCGATAGAGTCCTCATGTCGAAAGTCAATTTCATATTCATAAGCATGTGTCACCGGATATGACATatgatgaatttaaaaaaatttgcgGAATCTGATGGAATgacaattttggatttttggtaaTTGTTAAAGACTTTGATTTGAACAATGGTCGTTATCGATTGGGATTCGATAAATATATAGCACTAGATGATTAATATTCATTCGTATGCAATGCATTCCAACATGAAGATCAAatcagctcggaataggaaaattattattcaacaactcattcagaatattaagaaaaaacaTGCTGGACTTAAACTTGGAAAAATTGAGGGTGATGAAACTTTGGAAAGGCTATATACTCCAATAACAAAACAACTCAAGCGTATAGAAGATGAACTTGGTAAAAAGTCTGTGAACCGCAATACTACTGATTTGAAAAATCTACAAGTACTAGAGAAGATTTCAGAACCGCAATTTTCTTCAACACCAGATAATAGAGTTTTTCCTCGTAAAAGAACGCAGGAGATATCTTTTCAACCATATAAGAGAATGAGTACCATTATGAAGCCATCACATTTCCGTTCACCcgaagaggaagaagaagaagagaaagtCAATAAGATTGAAACGCAtgacgaagaagaagaagaagaggaagaaGGACAAGAAGTGCCCTCGCCATTTAcaccaaaattgaaattcaataaacctCAAAAAACTGGTTTGAAACGTCAACTagtgaattttttacctacaaaAGAAATTGTTACATcaaaaaatgatgatgatggtGATGATGATAAAGACCATAGAGGAAATGATTCAGTTTTTATCGATGGAGATAATAATGAATCTGAACAGTTTCTCAATGAATTGAACAATTTCAATAATGCCGAAACTTATTTGGAACAATATCCAGAAAGGGTCAGAGATTATGTTTATTCGGCGTTAACACAACGTGATAACTATGATCATGGTTACGGACCCAAATTATAATCATAAACTTTCAAAATGGACCTTAGGTAAAACAACTGTAGACTTTCATCAGAAAACTGGCGACTTACTAATTGGTAATGAAAGGTTTAGTGGTACAGATGGGCTTTATAATTTGCTCTTTAAAAAAGAACCACAAGAGTATAATAAAACTGATTTAGAAAATTATcgtaaaatattgaaaatgactAATGTTCATAGGAGAAAATTCGATTCTAATAATCCTGTTAAAGGGAATAAAGGATTTAAATATCGTGAAATCATAAAACCATCAACTGGACATGGATTAATGTCATTCACCGAAAAACCTATTGAGTATATTTATTGGAATGATGTAAACGAAATTGTTAGTAGACTTCGGTTACTATATGCATCCAAAATTGCCGGAAATACATCTGTTGATAATGAAATAGAGTCAATAGTCGAGGAGCTTCGAGAAGAAAAAGTTATATATTGAATTGCATTGAGAGCAAAGTGATAAATTCAATATGTCTCTCGATAAGTTCGGACGCTCTTCTCATAGAAGTAAATTAAGAAATATTCAATCAACTATCCCTATCTTTCCTCGAACCGCAGATGGTGACATTGATTTCCGTAACCGCAAATTATGTAATGTGGGTAAACCTTTTGCCGATTCCGATAGCGCTAATAAGGAATATGTAGATATTCAATTCGATACAATacataatcaaatcaaattaaaTACCGCAGAATTTGGAAAGTTAGGGctgattttttatcaatttaagggtgaagttaataatagattagttaattttgacattgaacAACAGACATTTGATGAAAATCATGAAGAGAAGTTCGAGTATTTCAAATAGGAAATAAGGCTAAGTCATCAAACATTGTCTTCACTTTCGCACGAATACTATTAGAAACTAGAACTTGATGTATATTTGAAGTCCCAGGAAGATAAATTAAACTCATTTCAAGATAAGGTTATCGAAACattgaataaattaaataataaaatcaaacaattagATGAAAAATTTACCCTTCATGTATACGAAGGAGAAAATACAAGTGGTTCGAGAACTACACAAACCAATTCGCAAAAACTTCCCTCGCAGAAGAACAATAATTGAAGGATTAAATGACCTATGGCATGCTGATTTTGCACAAATGGACCTTTACGCGAAggagaataaaaattttaaatatattttagtAGTTATAGATGGTTTTAGTAAATTTGTTCGAGTGAGAGCGCTTAAAACAAAAACCGGTATGGAAGTATCGAATGCTTTCAAGAAAATTTCGCTAGATAGCAGAGTTAAACCGAAAAATCTTCAAACAGATCAAGGAAAGgaatttttcaatgtgaatTTTCAATCTCTGATGAAGGAAAATGATATGATACATTACTGCACCTATTCCAAAACCAAAGCTTCTATAGCAGAAAGAGTTATAAGAACTATCAAGGAAAAACTGTTTAAATACTTCAGTTTACGTGGAACATACAAATGGATCGACAGCATATCCAGTATTGTTGATGAATATAATCAGACGAAACATCGTACTATCGGAATGAAACCATGTGatgtcaataaaaaaaaatgagcaaagtttattgaaaacaagATACAACCATATAAAGATCGCAGGAAAGGGAAAATTTAAGGTTAATGATATGGTGAGAATCAGTAAAGCCAAACATGTATTTTCAAAAGGTTACACACCCAACTGGACCACGGAGATTTTTAAAATAAAGAAAGTTCAAATAACCAATCCTGTAACATATCTTCTCGAGGATTCGAGTGGTCGTCCGATAGGGGGCgctttttatgagtttgaattaCAAAAGGTGAAATATCCAAACGTATTTTTGGTAGAAAAAGTTCTTCGTCGAAAGGGAAAGAAAGTCTTAGTTCGTTGGTTGGGCTTAGACAAGTCACACGACTCTTGGATTGGTTCGACAAATATACTTTAAGAATTGATTCTAATACAACGAGATGGATATGCTGGATAAGCACCTCAAGAATATTCGACATCTGAAGAAACAAATTCATGAATATGAAACTAGACAGAAGATGATAAGAAGTTTTGGAGGATTGACAATTTCCGGTCAGGAGTCAACGAGGAAGTTCCATCCAACATGTTCGTCATTATCCTTTTCATAATATCATTGAATTAGAATGAAATTTGTATGTAAGATATTTAAATGATTATTGGAATGTATGGCTATAGAACAATAAAACAAGTATTGAAATAAATCGTTTTATTTATCACAAACTTATAAATATTCGATTAATATTATTCACAGAATCCCCAAGGAGCAGTATGAATATTATCATTCAATATGTGAACTTTATCATCCATATTACGAAGAGCTAGTTTTGTTTgatcgaatgaaaaaatattatgttGTTTAGACATAATATTCCTTTGAGTTATAATCTTATCAGTATTACCAAGTAAACACCTCTTATAATCATCAAATTCGATTAATTTCTTTACAATATTTCCCTGAACACCTTtactttttttgaaatattttaattgttcatcatcatcataaaCAACAAATGCATACATCTTTGATCTCAATCCGACAAATTCAATTATCGGTTTACCACACGTTTCATCCTTCATCATACCTAAAACTTTTTTGTTCACACGCGGAATTCCATACGGGTTATTCTCCGGGTAATCGGACGTATCAAAATGAGATAGACAATCACGTTTAATTAcacttaagatgtctaaaactctggtgtattcactgattcgattttgtttttaatttcgtggggatatgggatcagtttcgtttttcccactgtaggtagcgctgtttagaatttgacagaggattgtcaattgatattaatactttcctacgacttacgaatatgttgttaTTTATAAGCTATTATTgatgtgtgaaaatgtattagtttcaaGAAAGGGATGtaaaacattcatttattcaacatgacaataaagaactacagctaagaattcggtgttgttggaattcgaggcagaaccaaatcagatgaacgaacattcgggacggatatagctaagttttatggcaacttcagcaatatttcgaagaaactgtattggaaatacgtaatgtgaattgtgggcatgtattgagaaatagaaatacataaatctattctagtctgttcttcaaatattcatcacgagatatagtgaaaattccttttccgtcaactgaatatattggatatttgaccaatcaactgtgttttattaaaatcatttgcttcacaagagaagacgtgctacagtgctcctagtgttataaaagagaaagcggacgagaaagtcgaggtgaaagtgtacactggcgaagcCGCGGAATTTGTGATTCCGTCctcgaaacttccgaagttttttgtaagttctataagtgtatgtgttatagagcggaaattcgttcaaactcagtgtattcagtgtcgagtccagatcccaagatcgctggttccacggatatcactggtgagtcgatttatttttctgatagtatagaaaatatttaattcagccacatagcttaatagtaacatagtagtaaggatttccaatattcattattattgcgaaatacctcatatagttcaatacggacaaaaagccatgtcggaggtctcagacaatgagagctcctacatggaagctacggacaccgaagaattcagcgatggagatgcagaggagcttgtaaggctcaaagaagacaatgggcagttgaaggctcaaataaataaactgactgaaaccgtgtctcagttggttagggagatacgcctcttgagagaggaagttaacaagaataaaacgcctcaatcccctagttttgctgaaattgcaaaacagattacggcacagaaatcccccacattcgcagaaattgcaaagccggtagcggtccccaaaaattcctccaaacaggaagtagctctagaaccggaaaagaagagaaattttgcaactcaagttgctaaaacccagaacgcgccgcccacaaaacgcacgcgaaaagaaagttcatcttcagacgaagagaccgcaaaaaaggcaacggagttacctaaaaaagataaaattccacccatcacgacgatgggtacagccgattgggtagagatctcaaaagctctctacttgaagaaattcagctacaacagagcaaccgtcgtaaaagacgggatcaggatcgtagcctcgactgtggacgacta
Proteins encoded:
- the LOC123309668 gene encoding uncharacterized protein LOC123309668; this encodes MGQLPEPRVRPSRPFLHTGVDYAGPLTLKAWKGRGAKTHKGWVCVFVCFATSAVHLEAVSDYTTESFIAAFRRFTARRGICETLYSDCGTNFMGADATLKTMFSKASSQNQVIAELLLKEGTNWCFNPPAAPHMGGKWEAAVKSFKYHLARATKDQPFTMEELITLLTQIEAILNSRPLEPLSDDPEDCSALTPGHFLIGTALNTVPEPSLEDLSTSRLSRWQLIQQRTQQFWSKWSTQFLQRQLSISKWHHPAHDIKVGSLVLLTDERLPPCKWPLGRVMAVHPGTDGLVRVVTLKTSTSTLTRPISKLAILPVSTPDEARKNFNPSSLLDN
- the LOC123309671 gene encoding uncharacterized protein LOC123309671 → MLSHHVFNLYQPVNTDESIVKIESRTYLPFVKSFNHSDVIEITINRTDCWLLMHDAAIIIKGKVQKTKGNGDVKLVQNAGAFLFDSIIYELCGMEIENVRDPGIISTMRGYLIYEEEDSKLLETGGWNYPKTPTVNTDGSFIFRIPVYHLFNFFKDYQMAMCGKQTFRFFRAQNDHNAIKITSSDPKDHTEAKITIDSMELKVKHIYPNDIIKMDLLNAIRSNKPILMPFRKWEIHELPSLPHGGNKEIWAVKTSTEIECPRFIICGFQTDKKNKSSEDITEFNHINITDIRALLNSDIIPQENLRLNFDKNEYAEAYQNYIQFAQSYGIFKKSPLLTFSEFKEKPVFVLDCSRRDQTFKATTIDVKLEIESSKGFPNNTRVLCITS